Proteins encoded by one window of Arachis ipaensis cultivar K30076 chromosome B04, Araip1.1, whole genome shotgun sequence:
- the LOC107636844 gene encoding pentatricopeptide repeat-containing protein At5g61370, mitochondrial-like: MDILIGDLKKEGRVMDAETFGFVAETFGLVAETLVKLGKEYEALGIFKNLDKYKCSIDKFTITTIINALCSRGHPKRAEGLQLQELCSVVTSTVGGLDELEFSLNKYRDSLTSSLVTQAIDSCKHEAHTRRLLRFFLWSSKNLSCKLEDKDYNYALRVFTEKKDYTAMDILIGDLKKEGRVMDAETFGFVAETLVKLGKEDEALGIFKNLDKYKCSIDEFTVTAIINALCSRGHPKRAEGVVWHHKDKIAGTMLCIYRSILYGWSVQKNRNVKEARRIIQEMKSNGVAPDLICYNTFLRCLCELNLRRNLSGLVTEAFNVMMEMKSYKVFPTSISYNILLSCLGKTRRVKESCQILKKMKHSGCAPDWVSYYLVAKVLFLTDRFGKGKDIVDQMIENGLIPNHKFYYSLIGILCRVERVNCALELFEKIKRSSLGGYIPVYDVLIPKLYRGGDFEKGRELWDEATSMGISLQCSRDVLDPSITQVFKPKRPEKISLEDSIITKPPNKVKNLSSKMKVMRTKSASMKKKNRRNK; the protein is encoded by the exons ATGGATATCTTGATTGGAGACTTGAAGAAGGAGGGTCGAGTTATGGATGCCGAGACTTTTGGTTTTGTAGCCGAGACTTTTGGTCTTGTAGCCGAGACTTTGGTCAAATTGGGAAAAGAATATGAGGCATTGGGTATTTTTAAGAATTTGGACAAGTACAAGTGCTCTATAGATAAATTCACAATTACTACAATCATTAATGCTCTCTGTTCTAGAGGGCATCCTAAGAGGGCTGAAGGG CTCCAGTTGCAAGAGCTGTGCAGTGTTGTTACAAGCACTGTTGGTGGGTTAGATGAATTGGAGTTTAGTCTGAAtaagtatagagattctttgacTTCATCTCTTGTAACTCAGGCTATTGATTCTTGTAAGCATGAGGCACATACTAGGAGATTGCTCAGGTTCTTCTTATGGTCTAGTAAGAATTTGAGTTGTAAGTTAGAAGATAAAGATTATAACTACGCTCTTCGAGTTTTCACAGAAAAGAAAGACTACACAGCGATGGATATCTTGATTGGAGACCTGAAGAAGGAGGGTCGAGTTATGGATGCCGAGACTTTTGGTTTTGTAGCCGAGACTTTGGTCAAATTGGGGAAAGAAGATGAGGCATTGGGTATTTTTAAGAATTTGGACAAGTACAAGTGCTCTATAGATGAATTCACAGTTACTGCAATCATTAATGCTCTCTGTTCTAGAGGGCATCCTAAGAGGGCTGAAGGGGTAGTTTGGCATCACAAAGACAAGATTGCAGGCACAATGCTTTGCATATACAGAAGTATCCTTTATGGGTGGTCTGTGCAGAAGAAT AGGAATGTGAAAGAAGCTAGGAGGATTATTCAAGAGATGAAATCAAATGGGGTTGCCCCAGATTTAATTTGTTACAACACATTCCTCAGGTGCCTTTGTGAGCTGAATCTTAGACGTAATCTTTCAGGGCTTGTGACTGAAGCCTTCAATGTGATGATGGAGATGAAGTCTTACAAGGTTTTCCCAACCTCGATCAGTTACAACATCTTGCTCTCATGTTTAGGAAAGACCAGAAGGGTTAAAGAATCTTgtcaaatactaaaaaaaatgaaacatTCTGGTTGTGCTCCAGATTGGGTAAGCTATTATCTTGTAGCAAAGGTGTTGTTTCTGACTGACAGATTCGGCAAAGGAAAAGATATAGTGGATCAAATGATCGAAAATGGTTTGATACCAAACCATAAGTTCTACTACAGTTTGATTGGTATTCTTTGTCGGGTTGAAAGGGTGAATTGTGCTCTTGAACTTTTTGAGAAAATAAAGAGAAGTTCACTGGGTGGTTACATACCAGTGTATGATGTGCTCATTCCAAAGCTTTATAGAGGAGGGGATTTTGAGAAGGGAAGAGAGCTATGGGATGAAGCCACAAGCATGGGGATCTCTCTTCAGTGCTCAAGAGATGTTTTGGATCCTTCAATAACACAAGTTTTCAAACCTAAAAGGCCAGAAAAAATCAGCCTTGAGGACAGCATAATAACTAAGCCTCCAAATAAAGTGAAAAATCTTTCAAGTAAAATGAAGGTGATGAGAACAAAATCTGCTTcaatgaagaagaaaaatagaagaaataaataa
- the LOC107636843 gene encoding uncharacterized protein LOC107636843, whose amino-acid sequence MQNQRAAIKKLESQVGYLSQKIPKPTDSFLSDTEKNPRGETKNVRWEECKAITLRSEKILEEEVIRPTEHNQRPPRENLEEPEQGNNLAQKGDLMEKKVLKPYVPQAPFPQRLKGSAKEKKYSSFLDIFKSIHVSIPFIEACQQMPSYIKVIKELLTKKNPLKGEQIVVMTKECSALIQKDLPTKKKDLENFHIPCAIGDTMIDRGFCDLGASINLMPLSLMRKLQIN is encoded by the coding sequence ATGCAAAACCAAAgagctgccatcaagaaacttgaatcCCAAGTAGGATAtctttctcagaaaattcctaaaCCCACAGACAGCTTCCTAAGTGACACTGAGAAGAATCCAAGAGGAGAAACAAAGAATGTGAGATGGGAGGAATGTAAGGCAATCACTCTAAGGAGTGAAAAGATCTTGGAGGAAGAAGTTATCCGGCCAACAGAGCACAACCAAAGGCCCCCAAGGGAGAATTTAGAAGAGCCAGAACAAGGGAATAACCTTGCACAGAAGGGGGATCTAATGGAGAAGAAAGTCTTGAAACCTTATGTGCCACAAGCACCATTCCCTCAAAGGCTCAAGGGTAGTGCTAAAGAGAAGAAGTATTCTAGCTTTCTAGATATATTTAAATCTATCCATGTCAGCATTCCCTTCATTGAAGCCTGCCAACAAATGCCTTCATATATCAAAGTCATAAAAGAATTGCTAACCAAGAAAAATCCATTGAAGGGTGAGCAGATAGTAGTGATGACTAAAGAGTGCAGTGCCCTTATCCAGAAGGATTTACCTACAAAGAAGAAGGACCTAGAGAATTTCCATATCCCTTGTGCTATAGGGGATACAATGATTGACAGAGGGTTTTGTGATCTTGGAGCGAGTATAAACTTAATGCCCCTGTCTCTGATGAGGAAGCTGCAAATCAATTAG
- the LOC107636845 gene encoding uncharacterized protein LOC107636845: MIEKNEENTRNQLTSIAEMLSRLSLPPPTNKTTQACSSSSLPSQPIPNLRGSVNAITLRSGTTLEEVELEPIILVEDVPNVKVEETVELNEDEKKGIAREEDEQLKAKEPKRKNILEEQTPIPFPTIAKKAKKHEELDPNMVQLFKNVEVTIPLFDAIRQVPKYAKFLKEVCIHKEKIGGLGVNSLDNSVSPVIGDLPEKYSDPRPCLVSCMIGEIQLADCMCDLGSCVNIMPFSVYEKLNLASLKRSGARFVLADTKTPSIDSDIPSSILLGRPFLKTSCFKLDAYSGEYSFEVKGKVVMFKLDKTMGKPPDVHSIFSCDIIEDEIIEVHFRSDDEMNVSKGKSGQGVGKEDEDAPQPLSHQENNARYNDPIDKWKHYSLKGALAKGNKKSKVDVLEDVLRR, from the exons ATGATAGAGAAGAATGAAGAGAACACTAGGAACCAATTGACCTCTATAGCTGAAATGCTCTCTAGACTATCTTTACCCCCTCCTACCAACAAAACCACCCAAGCCTGTAGCTCTTCTAGCCTTCCTTCTCAACCCATTCCAAACTTAAGGGGTAGCGTCAATGCAATTACTTTGAGAAGCGGTACAACACTTGAGGAGGTTGAGCTTGAGCCTATTATTTTGGTAGAGGATGTTCCCAATGTGAAAGTTGAGGAAACGGTGGAATTAAATGAGGATGAAAAGAAGGGAATAGCAAGGGAAGAGGATGAACAACTGAAGGCCAAGGAACCAAAGCGGAAGAACATTTTAGAGGAACAAACTCCCATACCCTTCCCGACGATAGCCAAGAAGGCCAAGAAGCATGAGGAGCTTGACCCTAACATGGTGCAACTGTTCAAGAATGTTGAGGTAACCATCCCACTCTTTGACGCCATACGTCAAGTTCCAAAATATGCTAAATTTCTTAAGGAGGTGTGCATCCACAAGGAGAAGATCGGTGGTTTAGGGGTGAATTCATTAGATAATTCTGTTTCTCCAGTGATAGGGGATCTTCCTGAGAAATATAGTGACCCTAGACCTTGCTTGGTATCGTGTATGATTGGTGAGATACAACTTGCGgattgtatgtgtgatctagggtCTTGTGTGAATATCATGCCATTCTCGGTTTATGAGAAATTGAACCTTGCATCTTTGAAGCGATCGGGAGCTAGATTCGTGCTAGCCGACACAA AGACACCTTCCATTGATTCGGACATACCATCCTCCATCTTGCTTGGGAGACCATTCTTGAAGACGTCCTGCTTTAAGCTGGATGCTTATTCTGGTGAATATTCATTTGAAGTCAAAGGAAAGGTGGTGATGTTCAAATTGGACAAAACCATGGGGAAACCGCCAGATGTGCACTCCATTTTCAGTTGTGACATCATTGAAGATGAAATAATTGAAGTCCACTTTAGAAGTGATGATGAGATGAATGTCAGTAAAGGTAAGAGTGGCCAGGGAGTTGGCAAGGAAGATGAAGATGCTCCCCAACCTCTAAGTCATCAAGAAAACAATGCTAGATATAATGATCCGATTGACAAGTGGAAGCATTACTCCTTGAAGGGTGCTCTTGCCAAGGGTAACAAGAAGAGTAAGGTGGATGTCCTTGAGGATGTCCTAAGAAGGTAA
- the LOC107639624 gene encoding pentatricopeptide repeat-containing protein At5g61370, mitochondrial — MNVLLNSACKRPLGQIRRVSISLYSTLPPISTPLLLQLQELCSVVTSTVGGLDELEFSLNKYRDSLTSSLVTQAIDSCKYEAHTRRLLRFFLWSSKNLSCKLEDKDYNYALRVFTEKKDYTAMDILIGDLKKEGRVMDAETFGLVAETLVKLGKEDEALGIFKNLDKYKCSIDEFTVTAIINALCSRGHPKRAEGVVWHHKDKIAGTMLCIYRSILYGWSVQRNVKEARRIIQEMKSNGVAPDLICYNTFLRCLCERNLRRNPSGLVPEALNVMMEMKSYKVFPTLISYNILLSCLGKTRRVKESCQILKKMKHSGCAPDWLSYYLVAKVLFLTGRFGKGKDIVDQMIGNGLVPNHKFYYSLIGILCGVERVNRALELFEKMKRSSLGGYGPVYDVLIPKLCRGGNFEKGRELWDEATGMGISLQCSRDVLDPSITQVFKPKRPEKISLEDSTITKPPNKVKKLSSKMKVMRTKSASMKKKKRRNK; from the coding sequence ATGAATGTCTTGCTCAACTCTGCTTGCAAACGCCCTTTGGGTCAAATTAGGAGAGTTTCGATCTCACTTTATTCCACATTGCCCCCAATATCAACACCATTACTTCTCCAGTTGCAAGAGCTGTGCAGTGTTGTTACAAGCACTGTTGGTGGGTTAGATGAATTGGAGTTTAGTCTGAAtaagtatagagattctttgacTTCATCTCTTGTAACTCAGGCTATTGATTCTTGTAAGTATGAGGCACATACTAGGAGATTGCTCAGGTTCTTCTTATGGTCTAGTAAGAATTTGAGTTGTAAGTTAGAAGATAAAGATTATAACTACGCTCTTCGAGTTTTCACAGAAAAGAAAGACTACACAGCTATGGATATCTTGATTGGAGACCTGAAGAAGGAGGGTCGAGTTATGGATGCCGAGACTTTTGGTCTTGTAGCCGAGACTTTGGTCAAATTGGGGAAAGAAGATGAGGCATTGGGTATTTTTAAGAATTTGGACAAGTACAAGTGCTCTATAGATGAATTCACAGTTACTGCAATCATTAATGCTCTCTGTTCTAGAGGGCATCCTAAGAGGGCTGAAGGGGTAGTTTGGCATCACAAAGACAAGATTGCAGGCACAATGCTTTGCATATACAGAAGTATCCTTTATGGGTGGTCTGTGCAGAGGAATGTGAAAGAAGCTAGGAGGATTATTCAAGAGATGAAATCAAATGGGGTTGCCCCAGATTTAATTTGTTACAACACATTCCTCAGGTGCCTTTGTGAGCGGAATCTTAGACGTAATCCTTCAGGGCTTGTGCCTGAAGCCTTAAATGTGATGATGGAGATGAAGTCTTACAAGGTTTTCCCAACCTTGATCAGTTACAACATCTTGCTCTCATGTTTAGGAAAGACCAGAAGGGTTAAAGAATCTTgtcaaatactaaaaaaaatgaaacatTCTGGTTGTGCTCCAGATTGGCTCAGCTATTATCTTGTAGCAAAGGTGTTGTTTCTGACTGGCAGATTCGGCAAAGGAAAAGATATAGTGGATCAAATGATTGGAAATGGTTTGGTACCAAACCATAAGTTCTACTACAGTTTGATTGGTATTCTCTGTGGGGTTGAAAGGGTGAATCGCGCTCTTGAACTTTTTGAGAAAATGAAGAGAAGTTCACTGGGTGGTTACGGACCAGTGTATGATGTGCTCATTCCAAAGCTTTGTAGAGGAGGGAATTTTGAGAAGGGAAGAGAGCTATGGGATGAAGCCACAGGCATGGGGATCTCTCTTCAGTGCTCAAGGGATGTTTTGGATCCTTCAATAACACAAGTTTTCAAACCTAAAAGGCCAGAAAAAATCAGCCTTGAGGACAGCACAATAACTAAGCCtccaaataaagtaaaaaaacttTCAAGTAAAATGAAGGTAATGAGAACAAAATCTGCttcaatgaagaagaaaaagagaagaaataaataa